One Ignavibacterium sp. DNA segment encodes these proteins:
- the rpmB gene encoding 50S ribosomal protein L28, with product MARRCQVTGVGPATGNQISHAHNKTKTRFLPNLQKKRIWVQELNRYVTIKLSANAIKTINKKGTAHIAKMISEKKVKAR from the coding sequence ATGGCTAGAAGATGCCAAGTAACAGGTGTAGGTCCGGCTACAGGAAATCAAATATCACACGCACATAATAAAACTAAAACAAGATTTTTACCTAATCTGCAGAAAAAACGCATTTGGGTGCAGGAATTGAATAGATATGTAACAATAAAATTATCTGCTAATGCAATAAAAACTATCAATAAAAAGGGCACTGCTCATATTGCAAAAATGATATCCGAGAAGAAAGTTAAGGCAAGATAG
- a CDS encoding L-threonylcarbamoyladenylate synthase has product MEYFELHPKNPQVRYINKSVEVLKRGGIIIFPTDTYYGLGCDLFNHDGIEQILSIKGETDSKLFSFICSDLKDISKYAKVSDYSYRTMKHLLPGPYTFILPAAKVIPKKFLSKRKTVGIRVPKHNVTLQIVRELGNPIISTSATTRLGDPLFDPFEIKNIFYARVDLMLASENTGFEPSSVIDLSGDEPEIIREGAGDVSLFR; this is encoded by the coding sequence ATGGAATATTTTGAACTACACCCCAAAAATCCTCAGGTTAGATATATTAATAAATCAGTAGAGGTTCTGAAAAGAGGAGGAATTATAATTTTTCCTACAGATACCTATTACGGGTTAGGATGTGATTTATTTAATCATGATGGAATTGAACAAATCTTATCAATTAAGGGAGAAACAGATTCAAAGTTGTTCAGCTTTATCTGTTCTGATCTTAAAGATATTTCAAAATATGCAAAAGTTTCAGATTACTCTTACAGAACAATGAAACATCTTTTACCAGGACCTTATACATTTATTCTGCCTGCTGCAAAAGTAATCCCAAAAAAATTCTTGAGTAAGCGAAAAACAGTAGGCATAAGGGTACCTAAACACAATGTTACGCTTCAGATAGTTAGAGAATTAGGTAATCCGATTATCAGTACAAGTGCAACAACAAGGCTTGGCGATCCATTATTTGATCCATTTGAAATTAAGAATATTTTTTACGCAAGAGTAGATTTAATGCTTGCCTCTGAAAATACCGGATTTGAACCATCAAGTGTTATTGATTTAAGCGGCGACGAACCAGAGATTATAAGAGAAGGCGCCGGTGATGTTAGTTTATTCAGATAG
- a CDS encoding SDR family NAD(P)-dependent oxidoreductase, with product MKNLERKIVFITGASSGIGKSCAVEFAKLKANLILTARREERLKDLANELEQKYNIKALCSKIDVRNYEDVENMYNKLSDDWKKIDILINNAGLARGLDKFYTGKLTDWNEMIDTNIKGLLNVSRIIVPQMVERQTGHIINIGSTAGHEVYTFGNVYSATKFAVKALSQSFRLDVLDKGIKVSSIDPGMVYTEFSKVRFNGDTEKADNVYKGITPLSPDDVAEAVLFCATRSDNVNINEIILTPVQQASSSQVYRRN from the coding sequence ATGAAAAATCTTGAGAGAAAAATTGTCTTTATAACCGGAGCATCATCTGGTATTGGTAAATCTTGTGCTGTAGAGTTTGCTAAACTTAAAGCTAATTTAATTCTTACTGCCCGCAGAGAAGAAAGATTAAAAGATCTTGCTAATGAACTTGAACAAAAGTATAACATAAAAGCACTTTGCAGTAAAATAGATGTGAGGAATTATGAAGATGTTGAAAATATGTATAATAAACTTTCAGATGACTGGAAAAAAATTGATATTCTTATTAATAATGCCGGCTTAGCTAGGGGATTGGATAAATTTTATACCGGTAAACTTACTGATTGGAACGAGATGATTGATACAAATATCAAGGGGTTACTAAATGTATCAAGAATTATTGTTCCTCAAATGGTGGAAAGACAAACTGGGCACATAATAAACATTGGATCTACAGCTGGACATGAAGTATATACTTTCGGAAATGTTTATTCGGCTACAAAATTTGCTGTTAAAGCATTATCACAATCTTTCAGGTTAGATGTATTAGATAAAGGTATTAAAGTAAGCAGTATAGATCCGGGAATGGTTTATACTGAATTCAGTAAAGTTAGATTTAATGGTGATACCGAAAAGGCTGATAATGTTTATAAAGGCATCACTCCGCTTTCACCTGATGATGTAGCAGAAGCTGTATTGTTTTGTGCAACAAGGTCTGATAATGTAAATATTAATGAAATAATTCTAACACCTGTGCAACAGGCATCTTCATCGCAGGTATATAGAAGAAATTAG
- the amrS gene encoding AmmeMemoRadiSam system radical SAM enzyme has translation MKNQNLMEARWWEESKNNKLLCTLCPRYCEIGPGQAGFCYIRQNINGKLYSVGYGRPTGFAIDPIEKKPLNHFYPGTKILSFGTAGCNLGCKFCQNWTTSKAKLDDSNSIIASPEDVVLLAKKYGTPSIAYTYNDPTIFGEFVIDVANIARQENIKSVMVTAGYIDKEARKDIYKNIDAANVDLKAFTEEFYFKNTYSHIDYVLDTLKWIKNDTDVWLEITTLLIPGENDSDDEIKKECDWILNNLGDEVPIHFTAFHPDFKMMGKIPTPHTTLTKAKSIAISAGIRYVYLGNVHDSINQSTYCKNCNSLLIKRNWHQVNLVNLKGNKCKICGDKLSGVF, from the coding sequence ATGAAAAATCAGAATCTTATGGAAGCAAGATGGTGGGAAGAAAGTAAAAACAACAAGTTGTTGTGTACACTTTGTCCGCGGTATTGTGAGATAGGTCCCGGTCAGGCAGGTTTTTGCTACATCAGACAAAATATAAATGGAAAACTTTATTCAGTTGGTTACGGCAGACCAACAGGTTTTGCAATTGACCCAATAGAAAAAAAACCGTTAAATCATTTTTATCCTGGAACAAAAATTTTAAGTTTTGGTACTGCTGGATGTAATCTCGGCTGTAAGTTTTGCCAAAATTGGACAACAAGTAAGGCAAAGCTTGATGATTCAAATTCAATAATTGCTTCACCCGAAGATGTAGTTTTGCTTGCGAAAAAATACGGAACTCCATCCATAGCATATACCTATAATGATCCTACAATATTTGGTGAATTTGTAATTGATGTTGCTAATATTGCCAGGCAAGAAAATATTAAATCGGTTATGGTTACTGCCGGCTACATTGATAAAGAAGCAAGGAAAGATATTTATAAAAATATTGATGCAGCCAATGTTGACTTAAAGGCATTCACTGAAGAATTTTATTTCAAAAATACTTATTCACATATTGATTATGTGCTTGATACTCTTAAATGGATTAAAAACGATACAGATGTCTGGCTTGAAATAACAACACTTTTAATTCCCGGCGAAAATGATTCAGATGATGAAATCAAAAAAGAGTGCGACTGGATATTAAATAATCTTGGTGATGAGGTTCCAATACATTTTACTGCATTTCATCCGGATTTTAAAATGATGGGGAAAATACCAACTCCACATACAACTTTAACAAAAGCAAAAAGTATTGCTATATCAGCGGGAATAAGATATGTTTATCTGGGTAATGTTCACGATTCCATTAATCAATCTACATATTGCAAAAATTGTAATTCCCTTTTAATAAAAAGAAACTGGCATCAGGTTAATTTGGTAAATCTGAAAGGCAACAAATGTAAAATATGCGGAGACAAATTATCTGGTGTATTTTAA
- the pyk gene encoding pyruvate kinase yields the protein MLNDQDLIAKTKILVTLGPATNTVEMISELIRSGIDGVRLNLSHCTYDFLENIFGSIHSACSLEKSPLAVLIDLQGPKIRIGELEKTSIELQNGNSIEITIDDVIGNEKIISTSYKELVNDAEVGNEIFINDGLIKLVIKSKTKQSVLCEVVNGGTLTSHKGMNLPGMKLSTPSITKKDYENLEYVIKHRVDYIALSFVRSADDVLELKDWLAKKEKKIPVIAKIEKKEAVDNLYEIITAADGIMIARGDLGVELPPQQIPVLQKSIIKQCNAFGKLVITATQMLESMINSPIPTRAEASDVANAVWDGTDVVMLSGETSVGKFPVKAVQIMNDIVIQAEQHAEDKISEYFISPDNLKEKLFDSVGKAVVDISRQINAQAIVVFTFEGRTAKIISKYKPDAKIIAISNSFNTMNNLCLRWGVTSIYCEQINKEQIEIDDAKELILESNLAKKGDLIIFTAGAPYSEKSRANWLRFEVL from the coding sequence ATGTTAAATGATCAGGATTTAATTGCAAAAACAAAAATTCTTGTAACATTAGGACCAGCTACTAATACTGTTGAAATGATAAGCGAACTCATTCGTTCAGGGATTGACGGTGTAAGATTAAATTTATCTCATTGCACTTATGATTTTTTGGAAAATATTTTCGGCTCAATACACTCAGCTTGTTCTTTGGAAAAATCACCGCTTGCTGTTTTAATTGATCTTCAAGGACCTAAAATCCGTATTGGCGAGCTTGAGAAAACAAGCATAGAGCTGCAAAATGGAAACTCAATTGAAATTACTATTGACGATGTTATCGGTAATGAAAAAATAATATCAACATCATATAAAGAGTTGGTTAATGATGCAGAAGTCGGAAATGAAATCTTTATAAATGATGGATTGATAAAACTTGTCATAAAATCAAAGACTAAACAATCTGTATTATGCGAAGTTGTAAACGGTGGCACTCTGACATCGCATAAAGGGATGAATCTGCCGGGAATGAAATTATCTACTCCATCAATAACCAAAAAAGATTATGAGAATCTTGAATACGTCATCAAACACAGGGTTGATTACATTGCTCTTTCATTTGTAAGAAGTGCCGATGATGTTTTGGAACTAAAAGATTGGCTGGCAAAAAAAGAAAAGAAGATTCCGGTAATTGCAAAGATAGAAAAGAAAGAAGCAGTTGATAATCTATATGAAATAATTACGGCTGCTGATGGAATTATGATTGCCCGGGGCGATCTTGGGGTTGAGCTTCCGCCACAGCAGATTCCGGTTTTACAAAAGTCAATTATCAAACAATGCAATGCTTTTGGTAAGTTAGTAATTACTGCTACTCAAATGCTGGAATCAATGATCAATTCACCCATACCAACTCGTGCAGAAGCATCAGATGTTGCAAATGCAGTTTGGGATGGGACTGATGTTGTTATGTTAAGCGGTGAAACTTCAGTTGGAAAATTTCCGGTTAAAGCAGTTCAGATAATGAACGATATTGTTATTCAAGCTGAACAACATGCTGAGGATAAAATTTCAGAATATTTTATTTCTCCTGATAATCTTAAAGAAAAACTTTTTGATTCAGTGGGCAAAGCTGTTGTTGATATTAGCCGGCAAATTAATGCTCAGGCAATAGTAGTTTTTACATTTGAAGGAAGGACCGCAAAAATCATTTCAAAGTATAAACCTGATGCAAAAATTATTGCAATATCAAACAGCTTTAACACTATGAATAATCTTTGCCTTAGATGGGGTGTTACATCAATATACTGTGAACAAATTAATAAAGAACAAATTGAAATAGATGATGCAAAAGAATTAATCCTTGAATCAAATTTAGCTAAGAAAGGTGACCTGATTATTTTTACCGCAGGTGCGCCTTATTCAGAAAAAAGCAGAGCTAACTGGTTAAGATTTGAAGTATTATAA
- a CDS encoding ATP-binding protein, whose product MASHKSIGHKELKPEELRWKCDPEIFKFESTEDIDPIEGILGQERALKAIRMGIDLRSPGYNIYIAGLSGSGRATTIKQMLEKISSDCPKLYDYAYINNFTDPDQPLLLIFPKGQAKEFKQDLNSAIEVLKQRIPIALESELYLSRRKIIIDEYNLKEEELLNAFDAELREKGFSLGQIRVGDQIRPDIVPLVEGQPVPVFQLDELIKQNKISKENAQKIINEYGEHQQKLQIIFKKGLKISQEFQEKLQQLEKESAEVIVLGIIEGLKEKYNSNSIVEHLNTIQKNILDNLQIFKGIKPQGDVTQEGLMIDYFRDYDLNIILDNSQTNECPIIVETNPTFSNLFGNIERVNDGKGNWYSDFTNIKAGSILKANGGYLVLNVMHLFEEPGVWKTLKRILTYNKLEIRESPYLLSMASTSLKPEPIDIYTKVILIGNQFVYAYLSDYEYDFKKMFKVKADFDYEINRKNNVLNEYAKVIKKLIKQEKLKEFDKSAIAHLMEISAIIAGNQNKLTLRFSKIADIAREASFWAADDGFNIVSSAHVEKAYQLTRERHGMLEDKVTEMFENKTLLIDTEGERIGQINGLAVYNADFYSFGRPTRITATVSLGSGSIINVEREAGMSGRHYNKGVLIISGYFKETFGQDQPLSFNANLVFEQSYGMVDGDSASCTEIFALLSTLSGLPIKQSIAVTGSLNQKGDVQPIGGVNEKIEGFYDICKLNRLTGDQGVIIPVQNINDLMLREDIIDAVRKNIFHIYPISRVEEGIEILTGVKAGKKSDDGYKEGTVFYLVEKKIKTLYEKSRAVKSNNNEKEIKRKTPKSTKSKKKKPVIKHRRSIK is encoded by the coding sequence ATGGCTTCACATAAATCAATCGGACATAAAGAACTAAAACCTGAAGAATTACGCTGGAAGTGTGATCCTGAAATATTTAAGTTTGAATCAACAGAGGATATTGACCCCATTGAGGGAATACTTGGTCAGGAACGTGCGTTAAAAGCAATTCGTATGGGTATCGATTTAAGAAGTCCGGGGTACAATATTTATATTGCCGGTCTATCAGGCTCAGGAAGAGCTACTACGATTAAGCAAATGCTGGAAAAAATAAGCAGTGATTGCCCAAAGCTTTATGATTACGCTTATATTAATAACTTTACTGATCCGGATCAGCCGTTACTTTTAATTTTCCCTAAAGGTCAGGCTAAAGAATTTAAGCAAGATCTTAACTCAGCTATTGAAGTATTAAAACAACGAATTCCCATAGCACTTGAAAGCGAACTATATCTTTCAAGAAGAAAAATTATTATTGATGAGTATAATTTAAAAGAAGAAGAATTGCTAAATGCCTTTGATGCTGAGCTTAGAGAAAAAGGTTTTTCGTTAGGTCAAATAAGGGTTGGTGATCAGATAAGACCAGATATTGTTCCACTAGTTGAAGGGCAGCCAGTACCGGTTTTTCAGCTTGATGAGCTTATTAAACAGAATAAAATTTCTAAAGAGAATGCTCAAAAAATCATAAACGAATATGGAGAACATCAGCAAAAACTTCAGATTATTTTCAAAAAAGGATTAAAGATCAGTCAGGAGTTTCAGGAAAAACTTCAGCAATTAGAAAAGGAAAGTGCTGAGGTAATTGTTCTGGGAATTATCGAGGGATTAAAAGAAAAATATAATTCTAATTCAATTGTAGAACATTTAAATACGATTCAGAAAAATATTCTTGATAATCTCCAAATCTTTAAGGGGATTAAACCACAGGGTGATGTTACTCAGGAAGGTTTAATGATTGATTATTTTCGGGATTATGATCTCAATATTATTCTTGATAACTCACAAACAAATGAGTGTCCGATAATAGTTGAAACTAATCCGACATTTTCAAATCTTTTCGGAAATATTGAACGTGTTAATGATGGCAAAGGTAATTGGTACAGCGATTTTACAAACATAAAAGCAGGTTCTATACTTAAAGCTAACGGCGGATATCTTGTATTAAATGTAATGCACTTATTTGAAGAACCGGGCGTATGGAAAACTTTAAAAAGAATTCTTACTTATAATAAACTTGAAATTCGTGAGTCGCCCTATCTTTTATCTATGGCATCAACCTCCTTAAAACCAGAGCCGATTGATATATACACAAAGGTAATTCTGATCGGTAATCAATTTGTTTATGCTTATTTGTCTGATTATGAATATGATTTCAAAAAGATGTTCAAAGTAAAAGCCGATTTTGATTATGAGATCAACCGGAAAAATAATGTCCTTAACGAATACGCTAAAGTGATTAAAAAATTAATCAAGCAAGAAAAACTTAAAGAGTTTGATAAATCAGCAATTGCACATTTGATGGAAATTAGTGCAATAATAGCCGGCAACCAAAATAAACTAACTTTGCGCTTTTCTAAGATTGCTGATATTGCACGTGAAGCAAGTTTTTGGGCAGCAGATGATGGTTTTAATATTGTGTCGTCTGCGCATGTAGAAAAAGCTTATCAGCTTACACGTGAACGACACGGAATGCTTGAAGATAAAGTGACTGAAATGTTTGAAAACAAAACTCTTCTTATAGATACGGAAGGTGAAAGAATCGGACAGATTAATGGATTGGCTGTTTACAATGCTGATTTTTATTCCTTCGGCAGACCAACACGAATTACAGCTACTGTTTCACTGGGTAGCGGAAGCATTATTAATGTTGAGCGTGAAGCTGGAATGAGCGGCAGACATTATAATAAAGGTGTCTTAATAATTTCAGGATATTTCAAAGAAACATTTGGGCAGGATCAACCCCTGTCATTTAATGCTAATCTTGTATTTGAGCAATCTTACGGTATGGTTGATGGAGATAGTGCATCCTGTACAGAAATATTTGCATTACTGTCAACTCTATCAGGTTTGCCTATCAAACAATCAATTGCTGTAACAGGTTCGCTTAATCAAAAAGGTGATGTTCAACCAATCGGCGGAGTAAATGAGAAGATCGAAGGATTTTATGATATTTGTAAACTTAATAGATTAACAGGTGATCAGGGTGTTATAATTCCCGTTCAAAATATCAATGATCTGATGCTTCGTGAAGATATTATCGATGCAGTTAGAAAGAATATTTTTCATATATATCCAATCTCAAGAGTTGAAGAAGGAATTGAAATCTTAACCGGTGTTAAAGCTGGAAAGAAATCAGACGATGGATATAAAGAGGGAACAGTTTTTTATCTGGTTGAAAAAAAGATTAAAACATTATATGAAAAGTCGCGTGCAGTAAAATCAAACAATAATGAAAAAGAAATAAAACGAAAAACACCGAAATCAACAAAAAGCAAAAAGAAAAAACCGGTAATAAAGCACAGGAGAAGTATCAAATAA
- a CDS encoding aminotransferase class V-fold PLP-dependent enzyme: MNLDNIRTLFPYINNEIIYFNHAATGPFSTLLVNAINKVLKEKSEKHIDDFDSFKVVAAETKSIIASMLNTVPERIAFTDNTSNGFNFLAQSIQWKKGDRILLNDIEFPANVYPFLNLKRIGVEVDFVKSDNGKVTAEMIIDAIKPDTRLISVSYVQFLSGYRIDLEKIGAHCRDKDIIFSVDAIQALGAVSLDAAKCNIDFLSCGTQKWLLGFQGLAFIYLNEKLQKRITPSNVGWLSVNNAWNLLDYQIDLKTTADVFQGGTINALGVYALNTSLKLFNDFGFIEVEKRVLENSKYFLGKLASIGINGLLLNSKESELAGIVTVKIQDPDLVIKKLEQNKIICSLREGMIRFSPHFYNKFDEIDRVVDVLQKN, encoded by the coding sequence ATGAATCTTGACAACATTAGGACGTTATTTCCTTATATAAATAATGAAATAATTTATTTTAATCATGCAGCAACTGGTCCGTTTTCAACTTTACTTGTTAATGCAATCAATAAAGTCTTAAAAGAAAAAAGTGAAAAGCATATTGATGACTTTGATTCTTTTAAGGTAGTTGCAGCTGAAACTAAATCTATTATCGCTTCAATGTTAAATACTGTTCCGGAAAGAATAGCATTTACAGATAATACTTCCAACGGATTTAATTTTTTAGCTCAAAGCATACAGTGGAAAAAGGGAGATAGAATACTATTAAACGATATTGAATTTCCAGCAAATGTTTATCCCTTCTTAAATCTAAAGCGAATTGGGGTTGAAGTAGATTTTGTAAAATCAGATAATGGAAAAGTTACTGCAGAAATGATAATTGATGCTATTAAACCTGATACCAGGCTTATCTCGGTTAGCTATGTTCAATTTCTTTCGGGTTACAGAATAGATTTAGAAAAAATAGGAGCACACTGCAGAGACAAAGATATAATATTTTCTGTAGATGCTATTCAGGCTTTAGGTGCGGTTAGCTTAGATGCTGCAAAATGCAATATTGACTTCCTTTCCTGCGGTACTCAAAAATGGCTGCTCGGATTTCAGGGGCTTGCATTTATTTATTTGAATGAGAAACTGCAAAAAAGAATAACTCCTTCAAATGTAGGATGGTTATCTGTAAATAATGCCTGGAATCTTTTGGATTATCAGATTGATCTTAAAACAACTGCTGATGTTTTTCAGGGCGGAACTATTAATGCACTTGGAGTTTATGCTCTTAATACTTCCTTAAAGTTATTTAACGATTTTGGTTTTATTGAAGTAGAAAAAAGAGTTTTAGAAAATTCAAAATATTTTCTTGGTAAGCTTGCTTCAATTGGAATTAATGGCTTACTTTTAAATAGTAAAGAAAGTGAATTAGCCGGAATAGTTACAGTAAAAATTCAAGATCCGGATTTAGTTATTAAGAAACTTGAACAAAATAAAATTATTTGTTCTTTAAGAGAAGGTATGATAAGATTTTCGCCGCATTTTTATAATAAATTTGATGAGATTGACAGAGTGGTTGATGTATTACAAAAAAATTAA
- a CDS encoding DUF2911 domain-containing protein, whose amino-acid sequence MKITMSFIPLLILFSFIISNRLNAQDKKEEVRISPKAELMQTIGFTDVKIIYSRPGVKGRTIWGKLVPYNAVWRAGANEATKIIFSTDIIVEGKNLKKGSYSFFAIPGKNEWTLIFNKVADQWGAFEYNESEDALRIKVKPQKGDWEEWLAYTITKTSDKTAVIKLEWEKLKIPFKIEVKI is encoded by the coding sequence ATGAAAATAACAATGAGCTTTATACCCTTGCTAATATTATTTTCTTTTATTATTTCAAACAGATTAAATGCACAGGATAAAAAAGAGGAAGTAAGGATTAGTCCTAAAGCTGAATTGATGCAAACGATAGGCTTTACTGATGTTAAGATTATTTATAGTCGTCCGGGAGTTAAAGGAAGAACTATCTGGGGAAAACTCGTTCCTTATAATGCTGTTTGGCGTGCTGGGGCTAATGAAGCAACAAAAATAATTTTCTCTACAGATATTATTGTTGAAGGAAAAAATCTGAAAAAAGGTTCATATAGTTTTTTTGCGATTCCCGGAAAAAATGAATGGACACTGATCTTTAATAAGGTCGCTGATCAATGGGGTGCTTTTGAATATAATGAATCTGAGGATGCACTTAGAATAAAAGTCAAACCGCAAAAAGGTGATTGGGAGGAGTGGCTTGCTTACACAATAACAAAAACATCTGATAAAACTGCAGTGATAAAATTAGAGTGGGAAAAACTTAAAATACCTTTTAAGATAGAGGTTAAAATATAG
- a CDS encoding phosphomannomutase — protein sequence MEKLNGFKAYDIRGKVPSELNPDLAYKIGRAFAKYISAKKIVVGYDVRHSSLDLCNALVDGLTDAGSDIVNIGLCGTEMIYFSTPFLNADGGIMITASHNPPEYNGMKFVKKDSVPVGYDSGLNVIEQMILKNDLGEKSATKGKIEELDVMNAFINNLSKFYDPKKIKPFKVVVNAGNGCAGLALDAIEPRLPIKMIKLFNDPDSHFPNGVPNPLLVENRKPTIDSVLKNNADLGVAWDGDYDRCFFFDEKGNFIEGYYIVGLLAKSILKKFPGEKIVHDPRLVWNTIDVVENSKGIPVQSKSGHAFIKQKMREVNSIYGGEMSAHHYFRDNSYSDSGMVPFLLIMQLMSEEDKSLSDLVEEMIANYPCSGEINSTISDPAGKIKQIEKLYTGGKVDKTDGISIEYDNWRFNLRMSNTEPIIRLNVESKGDVLLMEEKTNELLDIIRK from the coding sequence ATGGAAAAATTAAATGGCTTTAAAGCATACGATATTAGAGGTAAAGTTCCTTCGGAGCTAAATCCTGATCTTGCATATAAAATCGGAAGAGCTTTTGCAAAATATATAAGTGCAAAAAAAATTGTTGTTGGATATGATGTACGGCATTCTTCTTTGGATTTATGCAATGCACTTGTTGATGGTTTAACTGATGCAGGTTCAGATATAGTCAATATAGGATTATGTGGAACTGAGATGATTTATTTTTCAACTCCGTTTTTAAATGCTGACGGCGGAATTATGATAACTGCAAGTCATAATCCACCCGAATATAACGGAATGAAATTCGTGAAAAAGGATTCTGTTCCGGTTGGATATGATTCCGGCTTAAATGTAATTGAGCAAATGATACTAAAGAATGATCTTGGAGAAAAATCCGCTACTAAAGGTAAGATTGAAGAGCTTGATGTAATGAATGCTTTTATCAATAATCTTTCAAAGTTTTACGATCCTAAAAAAATAAAGCCATTTAAAGTAGTTGTTAATGCTGGTAATGGATGCGCCGGGTTAGCATTGGATGCAATTGAACCACGATTACCAATAAAAATGATAAAACTATTTAATGATCCTGATTCTCACTTTCCGAATGGAGTTCCTAATCCACTTTTGGTCGAAAACAGAAAACCAACTATTGATTCAGTATTAAAAAATAATGCTGATCTTGGGGTTGCATGGGATGGTGATTATGACCGTTGTTTCTTCTTTGATGAAAAAGGAAATTTCATCGAAGGATATTATATAGTTGGTTTACTTGCAAAATCTATCTTAAAAAAATTTCCCGGTGAAAAAATTGTACATGATCCAAGACTTGTTTGGAATACGATTGATGTGGTTGAAAATAGTAAAGGTATTCCTGTTCAATCCAAAAGTGGTCATGCATTTATTAAACAAAAGATGCGTGAAGTTAACTCGATCTACGGAGGTGAAATGTCTGCTCACCATTATTTTAGAGATAACTCATATTCAGACAGCGGAATGGTTCCTTTTCTTCTGATAATGCAATTGATGTCTGAAGAAGATAAATCTCTAAGTGATCTGGTAGAAGAAATGATTGCAAATTATCCCTGTTCAGGAGAAATCAATTCAACTATATCCGATCCTGCCGGCAAAATTAAACAGATAGAGAAGTTATATACCGGTGGTAAAGTAGATAAAACTGATGGAATAAGTATTGAATATGATAATTGGCGATTCAATCTCCGAATGTCTAACACTGAACCAATAATCAGGCTGAATGTTGAATCTAAAGGAGATGTTTTGTTAATGGAAGAAAAGACAAATGAATTATTAGATATAATCCGGAAATAA